The Nitrospira sp. KM1 genome includes a window with the following:
- a CDS encoding response regulator transcription factor has translation MTLPRIRLFLVDDHEVVRLGLRELFNRSEHIIVIGDCATASQAITDAVTLKPDVVLMDLRLQEGSGVEACREIRDACRNTRVLFFTSFGDEEAVLSTTLAGASGYLMKHIDGSVLIDAVERVARGHSIIDPRISETILTRIKSLGSERTEDAIESLSPQELRILPLLAEGRTNKEIAIALGLSDTTVKSYLHRMFQKLHVSRRSQAAVLFSKTTRM, from the coding sequence GTGACATTGCCTCGCATCCGATTGTTCCTCGTCGATGACCATGAAGTGGTGCGGTTAGGGTTGCGTGAGCTGTTCAATCGCAGCGAGCACATCATCGTCATCGGTGACTGTGCAACAGCCTCTCAAGCGATTACAGATGCCGTCACCCTCAAGCCGGACGTCGTGCTGATGGATCTTCGTCTGCAGGAAGGCAGTGGTGTTGAAGCCTGCCGAGAAATCCGGGATGCCTGCAGGAACACACGAGTCCTGTTTTTCACCTCTTTCGGCGACGAAGAGGCGGTGCTATCGACGACTTTAGCCGGCGCAAGCGGTTATCTCATGAAACATATTGACGGGAGCGTCCTCATTGATGCGGTCGAACGCGTTGCAAGGGGGCATTCGATTATCGATCCGAGGATCTCAGAGACGATACTCACGCGAATAAAATCGCTTGGATCGGAGCGGACTGAGGATGCCATCGAGTCACTCTCTCCGCAAGAACTCCGCATCCTTCCCTTACTTGCCGAAGGAAGAACCAATAAAGAGATTGCCATTGCGCTCGGTCTAAGCGACACGACGGTGAAAAGTTATCTCCACAGGATGTTTCAAAAACTTCACGTTTCCCGGAGATCGCAAGCCGCGGTCTTATTTTCTAAGACCACTAGAATGTAG
- a CDS encoding efflux RND transporter permease subunit, which produces MDSLFLLSLRYRFFTLVCMLLVITTGLWSFAHLTIDAMPDLTPVQVQVLTRSPALGPVEIEQLVTFPIEASLAGLPGLHELRSVSRYGLSAVTAIFEDHADIYRARQLVTERLTRARVPPEYGKPLIGPLTTGLGEVYQFTLKGAGYSPMVLRTMLEWDIGMRLRTIPGVVEVNIWGGEEQQYHVIVEPAKLLSYKVSLPQVFNALERNNALVGGGYIEHEREQVLIRGEALAQTATDLGRIIVAHGANGVPILIRDVAQVKEGPALRIGAATALGDGETVIGMVQMLAGENAQQIVERVKIRVQEIQATLPAGVSITPYYDRTRFVDQVIRTVRNNLLEGGLLVVAVLFLFLGNLAAGLIVASAIPLSMLFAFTGMVATGFSGNLMSLGAIDFGLLVDGSVVMIDNILRRMTLAKPESAYGRKMEIEAAGREVLRPMVFAVGIIIAVYLPILALTGIEGKLFRPMALTVIFALAGSVIVAVAVTPVLALWSVRPTHRDGETYMTRLVRRVYTPLLTRAMKHPAKLVAGSAFVFLVSVGIASTLGVEFVPRLDEGDFAINVWRLPSVSLSESVATSIAIERVLRTFPEVVNVVTRTGSPEVATDVMGIELSDVFAILQPMRYWQSAQTRDELIAKMQAAIRETVPGVGLGFTQPIEMRFNELIAGSRSDLAIKLFGDDLDILRQRADAIAQVIERIRGAADVRVEQISGLPLLRVIVDRDQIARYGLTAEDVLTVVETSRTGHVVGTVIQGVRRFDLVVRLSEHISADPKRLGGLLIPTMHGELVPLSRVAEIQADTGPAQISRQDVQRRILVECNVRGRDLGSFVMEAQREVSRSISLPVNYYVRWGGQYQHLQEASSRLLIVIPLTLLLILSMLSVVFGSIRPAWLIFFNVPLALSGGVLALWIRGLPLSISAAIGFIALFGIAVLNGVVLVSHIRNLEAQGTSTETAINQGAMDRVRPVLMTALVAGFGFLPMAFATSMGAEVQRPLATVVIGGVATSTALTLLVIPALYRRFCRPQLSADSFSSPDV; this is translated from the coding sequence ATGGACTCCTTATTTCTCCTTTCGCTCCGCTACCGGTTTTTTACCCTTGTCTGCATGCTCCTAGTCATTACGACAGGGCTATGGTCGTTTGCGCATCTGACCATTGATGCGATGCCAGACTTAACCCCTGTTCAGGTACAGGTGCTTACCCGATCCCCTGCTCTGGGGCCTGTCGAAATAGAACAGTTGGTGACATTTCCAATCGAAGCCTCACTCGCGGGCTTGCCGGGCCTCCACGAACTCCGTTCCGTCTCGCGCTATGGCCTATCCGCCGTCACCGCAATCTTTGAAGACCATGCGGATATCTATCGTGCACGGCAACTTGTGACTGAACGCCTCACACGCGCGCGAGTGCCTCCTGAATATGGCAAGCCCCTCATCGGCCCGCTCACCACGGGGCTTGGCGAGGTCTACCAATTTACCCTAAAGGGGGCCGGCTATAGTCCCATGGTTCTTCGCACGATGCTGGAGTGGGACATCGGCATGCGCCTCCGGACCATTCCCGGCGTCGTCGAAGTCAACATTTGGGGAGGCGAAGAGCAACAGTATCACGTCATCGTTGAACCGGCCAAACTTCTTTCCTACAAAGTCAGCTTGCCACAGGTGTTCAACGCGCTAGAACGCAACAACGCGCTTGTTGGAGGCGGGTACATCGAGCATGAACGCGAACAAGTCCTCATACGCGGAGAAGCGTTGGCTCAAACTGCTACCGATCTGGGGCGCATTATCGTTGCACATGGAGCCAACGGTGTCCCCATCTTGATTCGCGATGTGGCACAGGTCAAAGAAGGGCCTGCATTACGAATCGGGGCAGCGACGGCACTTGGTGATGGCGAAACCGTCATCGGTATGGTCCAAATGCTCGCGGGAGAAAATGCTCAACAAATTGTGGAGCGTGTAAAAATTCGGGTCCAGGAAATTCAGGCGACTCTGCCGGCCGGCGTGTCAATTACTCCGTATTATGACCGTACACGGTTTGTCGATCAGGTCATTCGCACGGTCCGAAACAATCTGCTCGAAGGGGGACTGCTCGTCGTTGCGGTGCTCTTCTTGTTCTTGGGAAATCTCGCCGCTGGTTTGATTGTCGCGTCCGCCATACCTCTTTCCATGCTCTTCGCTTTTACCGGTATGGTGGCCACGGGATTTTCAGGAAATCTGATGAGTCTCGGTGCGATTGATTTTGGTCTTCTCGTCGATGGGTCGGTCGTGATGATCGACAATATCTTACGCCGGATGACCCTAGCGAAACCCGAGTCAGCCTACGGTCGCAAAATGGAAATTGAGGCGGCGGGACGGGAAGTCCTACGACCCATGGTCTTCGCGGTCGGCATTATTATTGCCGTCTATCTACCAATCCTGGCATTGACCGGGATTGAAGGAAAACTGTTCAGACCGATGGCATTGACCGTCATTTTCGCCTTAGCGGGCTCTGTCATCGTCGCCGTTGCTGTGACACCTGTCCTCGCCTTGTGGAGCGTACGACCAACTCACAGAGACGGAGAGACATATATGACCCGTCTCGTGCGACGCGTCTACACACCACTCCTCACCCGGGCGATGAAGCATCCGGCTAAACTTGTCGCCGGAAGCGCCTTCGTCTTTCTGGTCAGTGTTGGCATAGCCTCCACGCTCGGCGTTGAATTCGTACCCAGACTAGACGAGGGGGACTTTGCCATCAATGTTTGGAGACTGCCGAGCGTCTCGCTGAGTGAATCGGTTGCCACCTCGATCGCAATTGAGAGGGTGCTCAGGACATTTCCAGAGGTGGTGAACGTGGTCACCAGGACAGGCAGTCCTGAAGTCGCCACCGACGTCATGGGCATCGAGCTGTCCGATGTATTTGCCATTCTCCAGCCCATGCGGTACTGGCAATCAGCTCAGACACGTGATGAACTCATCGCCAAGATGCAGGCGGCGATCAGAGAAACAGTTCCGGGCGTCGGTCTGGGGTTCACCCAGCCAATCGAAATGCGCTTTAACGAGCTGATTGCCGGATCTCGATCCGATCTCGCTATTAAGCTGTTCGGCGACGATCTGGACATCTTGCGTCAGAGAGCCGATGCCATTGCACAAGTCATCGAGCGCATTCGTGGGGCCGCCGATGTGCGAGTCGAACAAATTTCCGGTCTTCCCCTTTTACGCGTAATCGTTGATCGCGATCAAATCGCGCGCTATGGGCTCACCGCTGAGGACGTGCTGACCGTCGTTGAAACGTCTCGCACGGGCCATGTCGTCGGGACTGTTATCCAGGGAGTTCGGCGATTCGATCTCGTCGTCCGCTTGAGTGAGCATATTTCCGCTGATCCAAAACGGCTGGGTGGGCTGCTGATTCCGACTATGCACGGAGAGCTTGTCCCATTATCACGCGTGGCAGAAATCCAAGCAGATACCGGTCCGGCGCAAATAAGCCGCCAAGATGTTCAGCGACGGATCCTCGTTGAATGCAATGTCCGAGGACGAGACCTTGGGAGCTTTGTGATGGAAGCCCAGCGGGAGGTGTCTCGGTCAATCTCGCTGCCGGTTAACTATTACGTGAGATGGGGAGGGCAATATCAGCATTTACAGGAGGCGTCATCCAGACTGCTGATTGTTATCCCGCTGACTCTTCTGCTGATCCTGAGCATGCTCTCGGTCGTATTTGGCAGCATTCGTCCTGCATGGCTTATCTTCTTCAACGTCCCGCTTGCCTTATCCGGCGGAGTGCTCGCGCTTTGGATCAGAGGGCTTCCACTGAGCATTTCAGCTGCAATCGGGTTCATCGCATTATTTGGCATCGCTGTCCTCAATGGGGTTGTGCTCGTCAGTCACATTCGAAACCTTGAGGCCCAAGGCACTTCAACCGAAACGGCAATCAATCAAGGGGCCATGGACAGGGTACGCCCTGTTCTGATGACGGCGTTAGTGGCCGGCTTTGGCTTTCTTCCGATGGCCTTCGCAACTAGCATGGGGGCCGAAGTGCAACGCCCGTTGGCAACGGTCGTCATTGGGGGGGTGGCTACTTCCACGGCATTAACCTTATTGGTCATTCCCGCACTCTATCGTAGATTCTGTCGCCCTCAACTTTCTGCCGACTCCTTTTCGTCTCCAGATGTATGA
- a CDS encoding PAS domain S-box protein, producing MNMSLYLIAWIAILLAFYTCLLLGELLFGQIIREYAVVAVLTMSAVALILILVLNKVRIPTRIRAIQARPRANQQSSEDALSGDHERLSSAFQHATIGMALVGVDGQWLKVNAALRKIVGYTEAELLSTTFQAITHPDDLDADLAFVRQMLNGEICSYQLEKRYFHKQGHLVWILLSVSLVHDSKGRARYFISQIQDITARKHSEIALRESERHYQAFMDNSPSLAFMKDSQGRYLYVNKRMEEHFQKPAELWIGKTDHDLWSAEVAEQFCRHDRECLTALTVIDRIETTPDVHLGVREWAVCKFPIQDASGQIYLGGVAVDITERKQAAKALFDSESRLQAIMANTPNMVFLKDIGGRYLLINRQFEKTFHVTAAEVAGKTDEEIFSADQAAAFQANDRQVLEMGKAMPFEEVALHDDGPHTSVVYKFPLHAMDGALYGIGGITADITERKRVENELLAVKEDLANELMAMSRLHEFSTRLVTTTALQPLLQEVLTATMSLQDAHFGNVQLYNPQSRALEIVAQHGFQQDFLQHFASVHEDCSACGRALHRMQRVIIEDVLTDPDFEPHRPIALSAGFRAVQSTPLFSRNGELLGVISTHFRHVHRPSDRELRITDLYARQAAEMIERKRAEETLRSSEGRLRHALEAREQLSQDLHDHVIQSIYAIGMTLETCRYLIDQDPAGASQRAQRAIDGLNDVIRQLRNYIEWGRLTTIPAKRFHEAFDEVILAMKPEQPLNIRQTIDLSISALLTEDETMHVLHILREALSNTVRHAKAKTVDVVLQQEVGGLRFEVKDDGVGFDPASVQSHGWGLRNIASRAGKLHAELKIIAAQGVGTQLILHIPTIR from the coding sequence ATGAACATGTCTCTCTACCTGATCGCCTGGATTGCCATCCTTCTAGCGTTCTATACGTGTCTGCTTTTAGGCGAGCTACTTTTCGGTCAGATAATACGGGAGTATGCGGTGGTCGCGGTCCTAACGATGTCTGCGGTCGCCTTGATACTGATCCTCGTACTAAACAAGGTGCGTATCCCGACGCGAATCCGGGCCATCCAGGCCCGTCCCCGTGCGAACCAACAATCGTCAGAAGACGCGCTATCAGGAGATCATGAGCGCTTGAGCAGCGCATTTCAGCATGCGACGATCGGAATGGCCTTAGTTGGAGTGGATGGACAATGGCTCAAAGTCAATGCTGCCTTGCGCAAGATAGTCGGATATACAGAAGCTGAATTACTCTCCACCACCTTTCAAGCGATCACACACCCCGATGATCTTGATGCCGATCTCGCGTTTGTTCGTCAAATGCTAAACGGTGAAATTTGCTCGTACCAGTTGGAGAAGCGGTACTTTCACAAACAGGGTCATCTCGTGTGGATCCTGCTCAGTGTGTCGCTGGTCCATGACTCGAAAGGGCGGGCTCGATACTTCATCTCACAAATTCAAGATATTACGGCGCGCAAACATAGTGAAATCGCGCTCCGAGAAAGCGAGCGACATTATCAAGCCTTCATGGATAATAGCCCATCCTTGGCCTTTATGAAGGATTCCCAGGGCCGCTATCTGTATGTGAACAAGCGGATGGAAGAACATTTCCAGAAGCCGGCGGAACTATGGATTGGAAAGACAGATCATGATTTGTGGTCGGCGGAAGTTGCAGAGCAATTTTGCAGGCATGATCGAGAGTGCCTGACTGCCCTAACGGTGATCGATCGTATCGAGACAACGCCGGACGTCCATCTTGGAGTACGAGAATGGGCGGTATGCAAGTTTCCCATTCAAGACGCATCCGGGCAGATTTATCTCGGCGGCGTCGCTGTAGACATCACTGAAAGAAAGCAAGCAGCGAAAGCACTCTTCGACAGCGAATCGCGTTTACAAGCGATTATGGCTAACACACCGAACATGGTGTTTCTCAAAGACATTGGCGGACGCTATCTCCTGATCAACCGTCAGTTTGAGAAAACGTTCCATGTGACCGCAGCCGAGGTGGCAGGCAAGACCGATGAGGAAATCTTTTCTGCCGACCAGGCTGCCGCGTTTCAAGCAAACGACCGACAGGTGCTTGAGATGGGGAAGGCCATGCCGTTCGAAGAGGTGGCGCTTCACGACGATGGCCCCCATACAAGCGTGGTGTACAAGTTTCCATTGCATGCCATGGATGGAGCACTCTATGGCATCGGTGGGATTACTGCGGACATTACCGAGCGGAAACGCGTCGAGAATGAACTACTGGCTGTTAAGGAGGATCTCGCCAACGAACTGATGGCAATGAGTCGCCTGCATGAGTTTAGTACACGGTTGGTAACCACTACTGCGCTTCAGCCCCTGCTCCAGGAGGTCCTCACTGCAACCATGTCATTACAAGACGCTCATTTCGGGAATGTCCAGCTCTACAACCCTCAAAGCCGTGCTTTAGAAATCGTGGCACAACACGGGTTCCAACAGGACTTCCTTCAACACTTTGCCAGCGTTCACGAAGACTGCTCGGCATGCGGGAGGGCTTTGCATCGGATGCAACGGGTTATTATCGAAGATGTCCTTACCGACCCGGACTTCGAACCTCACCGGCCGATCGCTCTGTCAGCGGGATTTCGTGCTGTTCAGAGTACTCCGCTCTTTAGCCGAAATGGCGAACTCCTGGGAGTCATTTCCACACATTTTCGCCATGTGCATCGCCCCTCGGATCGAGAACTCAGAATCACCGATCTGTACGCCAGGCAGGCAGCCGAAATGATTGAACGTAAAAGGGCTGAGGAAACCCTGCGAAGCAGTGAGGGCCGACTACGTCATGCACTCGAGGCGCGAGAACAGTTGTCCCAAGACCTCCATGACCATGTGATTCAGTCGATTTATGCAATTGGAATGACATTGGAGACTTGCCGCTATCTTATCGATCAAGATCCGGCCGGCGCGTCACAACGAGCTCAGAGGGCGATTGACGGTCTCAATGATGTGATCCGGCAGTTGCGTAACTATATTGAATGGGGGCGCCTGACGACCATTCCCGCTAAGCGGTTCCACGAAGCTTTCGATGAAGTGATCCTAGCGATGAAGCCGGAACAGCCTCTGAATATACGGCAAACCATCGATTTATCAATTTCGGCGCTCCTGACCGAGGACGAAACCATGCATGTCCTGCATATTCTGCGCGAGGCCTTAAGCAATACGGTGCGTCATGCGAAAGCGAAGACGGTGGATGTCGTATTGCAGCAAGAAGTCGGCGGCCTTCGTTTTGAAGTGAAGGATGACGGGGTCGGTTTTGATCCCGCATCTGTCCAGAGCCACGGATGGGGATTGCGCAATATTGCATCACGAGCCGGCAAATTGCACGCGGAGCTCAAAATCATTGCAGCGCAGGGGGTGGGAACACAGCTCATCCTTCATATTCCAACGATACGGTAA
- a CDS encoding GNAT family N-acetyltransferase translates to MNIRRANLTEEQDAKGIIEAHRKAIHGTAAPFYSKDIIVEWGSLPITPEMVGRFVGSKGQGEVMYVAEASGKIVGFSEVIPQANELRAVYVDPDFGRRGLGAKLLGAVESDAKNAGCKRLWTHSSVNAKAFYERNGYAVVRQEMHTLSSGRTMPCFVMEKNL, encoded by the coding sequence ATGAACATCAGACGTGCGAATCTAACAGAAGAACAGGACGCCAAGGGGATTATCGAGGCACATAGAAAAGCCATTCATGGCACTGCCGCTCCTTTCTATTCTAAGGACATCATTGTGGAATGGGGTTCCCTCCCGATTACTCCCGAGATGGTTGGGCGTTTTGTAGGAAGTAAGGGCCAAGGCGAGGTCATGTACGTCGCCGAAGCGTCTGGCAAAATCGTGGGGTTCAGTGAAGTCATCCCTCAAGCCAACGAGCTGCGTGCGGTGTATGTGGATCCCGACTTTGGGCGGCGTGGGCTAGGAGCCAAACTTCTCGGGGCCGTGGAAAGTGACGCGAAGAACGCCGGATGCAAGAGGCTTTGGACGCATTCGTCGGTCAACGCGAAGGCATTTTACGAACGCAACGGATATGCCGTTGTGAGGCAGGAGATGCACACGTTGAGCTCCGGGCGAACGATGCCCTGTTTCGTCATGGAGAAGAATCTCTGA
- a CDS encoding orotate phosphoribosyltransferase — protein sequence MSAPSLLCAGSLGFGLGKSHHSTFDKYQFEADPKLLRRIAKEMIILLPPESQVLAGLELGGVPIATAMSLETGMPVVFVRKKAKDYGTCQAVEGGTIRGKRVVLIEDVITTGGAVVDAARLVREAGAEIIAVACAIWRGQGAARIDALPDIPVFAAMTKADLTRGDNS from the coding sequence ATGTCAGCGCCATCGCTTCTCTGCGCGGGGAGTTTAGGCTTCGGTCTGGGCAAATCTCATCACAGTACTTTTGACAAGTATCAGTTTGAGGCCGATCCAAAGCTGCTTCGGCGGATCGCAAAGGAAATGATCATCCTATTGCCTCCAGAAAGCCAAGTTCTCGCTGGGTTGGAACTGGGTGGCGTGCCGATCGCAACAGCCATGTCACTGGAAACTGGAATGCCTGTTGTCTTTGTGCGGAAGAAAGCCAAAGACTATGGCACCTGCCAAGCCGTCGAGGGAGGGACTATTCGTGGCAAACGAGTGGTCTTGATCGAGGACGTTATTACTACTGGCGGAGCGGTCGTGGATGCAGCGAGACTTGTCCGAGAGGCGGGAGCAGAGATTATTGCGGTAGCCTGCGCTATTTGGCGTGGGCAAGGTGCGGCACGAATTGATGCATTGCCTGACATCCCTGTTTTTGCCGCGATGACAAAAGCGGATCTTACAAGAGGTGATAATAGCTAA
- a CDS encoding response regulator yields MTCILVIDDDIQTRTWMRRVLEAAGYAVTEASNGHMALQRLETAPSDLLILDIFMPEKDGLELLRRLRSQHSTARVIAISGGGDLEDTSYLAVAARLGAHQILEKPFDSATLLRSVTQQLTNR; encoded by the coding sequence ATGACCTGCATCCTCGTCATAGACGACGATATACAAACAAGGACATGGATGAGACGTGTGTTGGAAGCAGCAGGGTATGCCGTCACAGAAGCCAGCAATGGCCACATGGCTCTTCAGCGCCTTGAGACTGCGCCGAGTGATTTGCTGATCCTCGATATTTTCATGCCAGAAAAGGATGGATTGGAACTGCTCCGTCGGCTGCGCAGTCAGCATTCGACCGCGAGGGTCATCGCGATTTCAGGAGGCGGGGACCTCGAAGATACGAGTTATCTTGCCGTGGCGGCACGGCTGGGAGCACACCAGATACTTGAAAAGCCATTTGATAGTGCGACGCTGCTTCGCAGCGTAACGCAACAGTTAACGAATAGATGA
- a CDS encoding efflux RND transporter periplasmic adaptor subunit, translating into MRRSTITLAFALSLSVSSCNERGAESTATPSHDSSRPTDRVGIFRQIQAPGAVLDRIKTEPASLQKVAQSMTAPGEIALDLKHVAKISSRIEGQVQIIHVQLGDRVRAGQPLLEIESLRLDELVQEYLVTKAQADVAASTYRRTENLWKERIVSERQLVEHRGVFLESTARHQHVREKLINMGMSSQELRELEHGSHQEGHKYIIKSPIQGTVIEQNVVRGQGVAPGNELFEIVNTDRVWVFANLPIEQARQFKEGDQATIIPKGGESVVAPLTYLSPVADEQTRTVKVRFEVSNLNERLKPHEFVEVKLAVKGSPTLAVPVSALASIDKSRGVFVQEGANYHFVVVDTGREGDGWIEISKGLTAGDQVVTQGVFDLKSVLLKEHIGSGE; encoded by the coding sequence ATGAGAAGAAGCACTATTACGTTGGCTTTCGCCCTTTCTCTGTCCGTAAGCTCCTGTAATGAGCGTGGAGCGGAGTCCACGGCAACTCCCTCTCATGACAGTTCTCGTCCGACGGATCGAGTAGGGATTTTTCGACAGATTCAAGCGCCCGGGGCCGTGCTTGACCGCATTAAGACGGAACCGGCCTCCTTGCAGAAAGTTGCACAATCCATGACGGCTCCGGGTGAAATCGCACTTGATCTCAAACATGTCGCGAAAATTTCTTCACGCATTGAAGGCCAAGTCCAAATTATTCATGTGCAATTAGGGGATCGGGTTCGAGCTGGCCAACCGCTCTTGGAGATAGAAAGTCTGAGACTGGACGAGCTTGTCCAAGAATATTTGGTGACAAAAGCCCAGGCCGATGTCGCAGCCAGCACGTACAGACGGACAGAGAACCTCTGGAAAGAGAGAATCGTCTCTGAGCGCCAGCTCGTCGAACATCGCGGCGTCTTCCTGGAGTCGACCGCACGGCATCAGCACGTGCGTGAAAAACTCATAAATATGGGAATGTCATCCCAGGAATTGAGGGAGCTCGAGCATGGCAGTCACCAAGAGGGACACAAATACATTATCAAGTCGCCGATTCAGGGGACGGTCATTGAACAAAATGTCGTACGGGGACAGGGGGTCGCCCCAGGAAACGAATTGTTTGAGATTGTGAACACCGACCGAGTATGGGTGTTCGCCAATCTGCCCATCGAGCAGGCACGCCAATTCAAAGAAGGAGATCAGGCCACGATCATACCCAAGGGTGGAGAATCCGTTGTTGCACCCCTCACGTATTTGTCTCCCGTGGCCGATGAACAAACTCGCACCGTGAAGGTACGGTTTGAAGTGTCCAATTTGAATGAGCGCCTGAAGCCGCATGAGTTCGTCGAGGTCAAGCTAGCAGTCAAAGGCTCCCCAACCCTGGCCGTTCCTGTTTCTGCGCTGGCGTCCATCGATAAGAGTCGAGGGGTCTTTGTACAGGAAGGGGCAAACTATCATTTCGTAGTGGTAGACACGGGCCGTGAAGGTGACGGTTGGATAGAAATTAGTAAGGGTCTCACGGCCGGGGATCAAGTCGTGACACAAGGGGTGTTTGATCTCAAAAGTGTTCTGCTCAAAGAGCACATTGGATCGGGGGAGTAA
- a CDS encoding response regulator: MSSQVRVTTYSESIRVLIIDPYESDRLYWHRQLTQFSGSYRVMEAESGGIGLQRLKDHEFDCILLELDLPDMTALEVLTHISAHLEGHLGVVVFTRHMFLSLADLALRTGAQLSLFKLVTSIEDVDRAIRMAMRPRVEESI, from the coding sequence ATGAGCAGCCAGGTACGTGTGACGACATATTCAGAAAGCATTCGCGTGCTAATCATTGATCCGTATGAGAGCGATCGGCTGTATTGGCATCGGCAACTCACGCAGTTTTCAGGTAGCTATCGAGTGATGGAGGCTGAGAGCGGCGGAATCGGCCTTCAGCGTCTTAAAGACCATGAGTTCGATTGCATCCTTCTTGAACTTGATCTGCCGGACATGACGGCTCTGGAGGTTTTGACCCATATCAGCGCTCACCTCGAAGGGCATCTTGGAGTGGTGGTTTTTACTCGGCACATGTTTTTGTCCTTGGCTGACCTTGCCTTGCGAACTGGTGCGCAGTTGAGCTTGTTCAAGTTAGTCACATCTATAGAAGACGTGGATCGGGCCATTCGAATGGCGATGAGGCCACGCGTTGAAGAGTCGATCTAA
- a CDS encoding HAD family hydrolase, which yields MSELILFDCDGVLIDSEIIANRIEAEELARLGYAITMEEIINRFTGISEQEASKLMRKEYGFLLPENHAARVTELILKEFHASLQPIDGIRETLSALSLPRCVASSSNIDKIRLGLTTTGLIEYFDPRYLFSASMVECGKPAPDLFLLAAGKMGYAPEQCVVIEDSVPGVQAAKAAGMRVFGFSGGTHCNTNHQERLKDHGADLVFADMRRLNNLLAS from the coding sequence ATGAGTGAACTCATACTGTTTGATTGTGACGGTGTCCTCATTGACAGCGAAATCATCGCAAATAGAATCGAAGCAGAAGAACTCGCTCGATTGGGGTACGCGATCACCATGGAAGAGATCATAAACCGCTTTACGGGGATATCCGAACAAGAAGCTTCTAAATTGATGCGAAAGGAATACGGCTTTCTCTTGCCAGAGAATCATGCCGCGCGCGTCACGGAACTCATCTTAAAGGAGTTTCACGCAAGTCTTCAGCCGATCGATGGCATTAGGGAAACCCTATCCGCATTGAGCCTTCCGCGATGTGTGGCCTCGAGCAGCAACATTGATAAAATACGGCTTGGACTCACCACGACCGGGCTCATAGAGTATTTTGACCCACGCTATTTATTTAGCGCCAGCATGGTTGAGTGCGGCAAACCGGCACCCGACCTGTTTCTACTCGCTGCCGGGAAAATGGGATATGCACCGGAACAGTGTGTAGTTATTGAAGATAGCGTGCCGGGTGTGCAGGCCGCCAAAGCAGCGGGAATGAGGGTCTTCGGTTTCTCAGGCGGAACGCATTGTAATACCAACCATCAGGAACGTCTGAAAGACCACGGCGCTGATCTGGTATTTGCCGACATGCGCAGATTGAATAACCTCCTTGCAAGTTAA